In Rahnella aquatilis CIP 78.65 = ATCC 33071, one DNA window encodes the following:
- the bssS gene encoding biofilm formation regulator BssS: MDRNDEVIQTHPLVGWDISTVDSYDAMMIRLHYLSSKDQTPEDAQVDRTLWLTTDVARQLINILEAGIEKIESNEYEYSDHRKH; this comes from the coding sequence ATGGACAGAAATGATGAAGTTATTCAGACACATCCGCTTGTTGGTTGGGATATCAGTACCGTCGACTCTTATGACGCCATGATGATACGCCTTCATTACCTGTCTTCAAAAGACCAGACACCCGAGGATGCTCAGGTAGACAGAACCTTGTGGTTAACTACCGACGTTGCACGGCAACTCATTAACATTCTTGAAGCCGGCATCGAAAAGATAGAATCTAACGAGTACGAATACAGTGATCACCGAAAACACTAA
- a CDS encoding putative quinol monooxygenase has protein sequence MEIRVVATIVAKAEFKSKVTEALLDVIEPSRQEVGCLQYELHQDLDTEGTFVFYERWASEEALNQHNKTEHFQRFAKSLEGKLEELTIRRLKSLA, from the coding sequence ATGGAAATCAGAGTCGTTGCCACTATTGTCGCCAAAGCAGAATTCAAGTCAAAAGTGACAGAAGCATTGCTTGACGTAATTGAACCAAGCCGACAGGAAGTAGGTTGCCTGCAATATGAGCTGCATCAGGATCTCGATACAGAGGGTACTTTTGTTTTCTACGAGCGATGGGCCTCTGAAGAAGCGCTGAATCAGCACAATAAGACCGAGCACTTCCAGCGTTTCGCGAAAAGCCTGGAAGGGAAACTGGAGGAACTGACGATTCGCCGCCTGAAAAGCCTGGCCTGA
- a CDS encoding beta-ketoacyl-ACP synthase III — MYTKILGTGSYLPVQVRTNADLEKMVDTSDEWIVTRTGIRERRIAAPDETVATMGLHAAEKALEMAGVSVSDVGLIIVATTSSSHAFPSSACQVQNMLGIRDCAAFDLAAACAGFTYALSVADQYIKNGAVKYALVIGSDVLSRKLDPEDRGTVILFGDGAGAVLLGASEEQGIISTHMHADGHYGNLLTLAYPSQSEPEKPAYVTMAGNEVFKVAVTELAHIVDETLTANNLDRSELDWLVPHQANLRIISATAKKLGMGMDKVVVTLDRHGNTSAASVPAALDEAVRDGRIQRGQLVLLEAFGGGFTWGSALVRF, encoded by the coding sequence ATGTATACAAAGATTCTCGGTACGGGGAGCTATTTGCCCGTGCAAGTTCGGACTAATGCCGACTTAGAAAAAATGGTGGATACCTCCGATGAGTGGATTGTCACGCGTACGGGTATTCGTGAACGTCGTATCGCTGCACCGGATGAGACTGTGGCCACAATGGGCCTGCACGCTGCTGAAAAAGCACTTGAAATGGCTGGCGTCAGCGTAAGCGACGTGGGTTTGATCATTGTTGCAACAACCTCATCTTCACATGCATTCCCAAGTTCAGCCTGCCAGGTGCAGAATATGCTGGGCATCAGGGATTGCGCAGCGTTCGATCTTGCAGCCGCATGTGCAGGTTTTACCTATGCACTGAGCGTTGCCGATCAATACATTAAAAACGGTGCCGTAAAATACGCGCTGGTGATCGGATCGGATGTGTTATCCCGTAAACTCGATCCTGAAGATCGCGGTACGGTGATCCTCTTTGGGGATGGCGCTGGCGCAGTATTGCTGGGGGCTAGCGAAGAGCAAGGCATCATTTCCACTCATATGCATGCCGATGGTCATTACGGCAATCTGCTGACGTTGGCTTACCCTAGCCAGTCAGAGCCGGAAAAACCTGCTTATGTCACCATGGCGGGGAATGAAGTCTTCAAAGTCGCGGTGACTGAACTGGCGCACATTGTCGATGAAACCCTGACGGCCAATAATCTCGACCGTTCCGAACTTGACTGGCTGGTGCCGCATCAGGCGAACCTGCGCATTATCAGTGCAACAGCGAAAAAGCTGGGCATGGGGATGGATAAAGTCGTTGTTACGCTCGATCGCCATGGTAATACCTCTGCGGCTTCTGTACCTGCAGCACTTGACGAAGCAGTTCGTGACGGCAGAATTCAGCGCGGGCAATTAGTGTTGCTCGAAGCATTTGGCGGTGGCTTTACCTGGGGCTCGGCGCTGGTACGTTTTTGA
- the dinI gene encoding DNA damage-inducible protein I — MRVEVTIDKTKPLPAGALDALSGELSKRINKQFSDRENKIQVRYAGANSLSVLGGAKTDRDLIEEILQETWESADDWFSNQNDE, encoded by the coding sequence ATGCGTGTTGAAGTCACAATCGATAAAACCAAGCCTCTGCCTGCCGGCGCGCTCGACGCGTTATCTGGTGAATTGAGTAAAAGAATTAACAAACAATTTTCTGACCGCGAAAATAAAATTCAGGTCCGCTATGCCGGAGCAAATAGCCTGTCCGTTCTGGGTGGCGCAAAAACTGACCGCGATCTTATTGAGGAAATTCTTCAGGAAACCTGGGAAAGCGCTGACGACTGGTTCTCAAATCAGAACGATGAGTAA
- the rne gene encoding ribonuclease E: MKRMLINATQQEELRVALVDGQRLYDLDIESPGHEQKKANIYKGKITRIEPSLEAAFVDYGAERHGFLPLKEISREYFPSNYSSHGRPNIKDVLREGQEVIVQVDKEERGNKGAALTTFISLAGSYLVLMPNNPRAGGISRRIEGDDRTELKEALSSLQLPDGMGLIVRTAGVGKSAEALQWDLTFRLKHWDAIKKAAEGRPAPFLIHQESNVIVRAFRDYLRPDIGEILIDNPKVLELAKEHIAALGRPDFSSKIKPYVGEIPLFSHYQIESQIESAFQREVRLPSGGSIVIDSTEALTAIDINSARATRGGDIEETAFNTNLEAADEIARQLRLRDLGGLIVIDFIDMTPVRHQREVENRLRDAVRQDRARIQIGRISRFGLLEMSRQRLSPSLGESTHHICPRCAGTGTVRDNESLSLSILRLIEEEALKENTKEVHAIVPVQIASYLLNEKRESVNAIEKRQGGVRAVIVPNDQMQTPHYHVLRVRKGEEISALSYLLPQIHEAEMLQPSEELPAERRRPEQPALAAFALQSEAPPSSFEQTTVTEEPVKTRTTTVNAPEKPVAEKSGFVSRLLSGLKSLFAPEPQQEVKPVEAQQETQEATETESRRNNERRNQRRQGGRRDRNGERGERNERGNRGERGEGRDNNRDNRGESRDTRENNREQRDDQRRGRRNQEPVITENRPEEVETVAREEQQQQPRRERSRRRSEDKRKPQTEEKVQDVAIVEQVAAPVVADETEQEDRQPTQRRQRRQLSHKIRFESEAEVDHEEEAAAQLLITGTRPAAPVIAEQEPSDAESPNVADNEDNQNDNARENGMPRRSRRSPRHLRVSGQRRRRYRDERYPTQSPMPLAGAFVSPEMASGKVWVTYPVAQSVEQQIIETEAPEVLTEQVEIAQANTPVMSDIAEVAQQPAAEPDNVVEAAPQETPADETAPADIAQPVADEPVLVEPATAEPVAETPVIDVAPEAHEPVIVEPTAVLAEPEVQAPAPAAESEVKAEEKAEPVAEVQPAVETAPVAAVPVVTEAAVVAPRFKHLATAPMTKAPAPAYVPEPPRHSDWVRPEFNFEGKGSAGGHAAVTTATAPATKPEMPAE; encoded by the coding sequence ATGAAAAGAATGTTGATTAACGCAACTCAGCAAGAAGAGTTGCGCGTTGCCCTTGTAGATGGACAGCGGCTGTATGATTTGGATATTGAAAGTCCGGGCCATGAGCAGAAAAAAGCGAATATTTACAAAGGTAAAATCACCCGCATTGAACCCAGTCTGGAAGCAGCATTCGTAGATTACGGCGCGGAACGACATGGTTTCCTCCCTCTGAAAGAAATTTCCCGCGAATATTTCCCTAGCAATTATTCTTCCCATGGTCGCCCGAACATCAAAGATGTGTTGCGCGAAGGCCAGGAAGTGATTGTTCAGGTAGATAAAGAAGAGCGTGGAAATAAAGGCGCAGCACTGACGACGTTTATCAGTCTGGCCGGTAGTTATCTGGTTCTGATGCCAAACAATCCACGCGCCGGGGGTATTTCCCGCCGTATTGAAGGCGATGACCGCACTGAACTGAAAGAAGCCTTGTCCTCCCTGCAATTGCCTGATGGCATGGGCCTGATTGTGCGTACTGCCGGTGTCGGCAAATCCGCAGAAGCTTTGCAGTGGGACCTGACTTTCCGCCTCAAGCACTGGGATGCGATCAAGAAAGCCGCTGAAGGCCGCCCTGCTCCGTTCCTGATCCATCAGGAAAGCAATGTTATCGTTCGGGCGTTTCGTGATTACTTACGCCCGGACATCGGTGAAATCCTCATCGATAACCCGAAAGTCCTCGAGCTGGCAAAAGAACATATTGCTGCTCTGGGCCGTCCTGATTTCAGCAGCAAAATTAAGCCGTATGTGGGTGAAATTCCGCTGTTCAGTCATTACCAAATCGAATCGCAGATTGAATCCGCTTTCCAGCGTGAAGTCCGTCTGCCTTCCGGTGGCTCTATTGTTATCGACAGCACAGAAGCGTTGACCGCTATCGACATCAACTCCGCGCGTGCAACCCGCGGCGGCGATATCGAAGAAACCGCATTCAACACCAACCTTGAAGCTGCAGATGAAATTGCCCGTCAGTTACGCCTGCGCGACCTCGGTGGCCTGATTGTTATCGACTTCATCGACATGACACCCGTTCGCCACCAGCGCGAAGTAGAAAACCGTCTGCGTGATGCCGTTCGTCAGGATCGTGCCCGTATTCAAATCGGTCGCATTTCCCGCTTCGGTTTACTGGAAATGTCCCGTCAGCGCCTTAGCCCGTCATTGGGTGAATCCACGCACCATATCTGCCCGCGTTGTGCAGGTACCGGCACCGTTCGTGACAACGAATCCCTGTCACTGTCGATTCTGCGTCTGATCGAAGAAGAAGCACTGAAAGAAAACACCAAAGAAGTGCATGCCATCGTTCCGGTGCAAATCGCTTCTTACTTGCTGAACGAAAAACGTGAATCGGTGAATGCCATCGAAAAACGGCAGGGTGGTGTGCGCGCGGTGATCGTGCCTAACGATCAAATGCAAACTCCGCACTACCATGTTCTTCGCGTTCGTAAAGGTGAAGAAATCTCTGCACTCAGCTATCTGCTGCCGCAGATTCATGAAGCAGAAATGTTGCAACCTTCTGAAGAGTTGCCAGCTGAGCGTCGTCGCCCTGAGCAACCAGCTCTGGCTGCGTTTGCGCTGCAAAGCGAAGCGCCTCCATCCAGCTTTGAACAGACCACCGTAACCGAAGAACCGGTCAAAACCAGAACGACAACGGTTAATGCTCCCGAGAAACCTGTTGCTGAGAAATCAGGTTTTGTCAGCCGCCTTCTGAGTGGGCTGAAAAGCTTATTCGCGCCGGAGCCACAGCAGGAAGTAAAACCTGTTGAAGCACAGCAAGAGACTCAGGAAGCGACTGAAACAGAAAGCCGTCGTAATAACGAACGCCGTAATCAACGCCGCCAGGGCGGACGTCGTGATCGCAACGGAGAACGTGGCGAGCGCAATGAACGCGGTAATCGTGGTGAACGTGGCGAAGGTCGTGACAACAATCGTGATAATCGTGGTGAAAGCCGTGATACCCGCGAAAATAATCGCGAACAACGAGATGATCAGCGCCGTGGCCGCCGTAATCAGGAACCGGTTATTACCGAAAACCGTCCTGAAGAAGTTGAAACTGTTGCGCGTGAAGAACAGCAGCAACAGCCTCGCCGTGAACGTTCGCGTCGCCGTTCTGAAGACAAACGTAAACCACAAACTGAAGAAAAAGTTCAGGATGTTGCAATCGTTGAACAAGTCGCTGCTCCGGTCGTTGCCGATGAAACTGAGCAGGAAGATCGTCAGCCCACTCAGCGTCGTCAGCGTCGTCAGTTATCGCATAAAATCCGCTTCGAATCTGAAGCAGAAGTTGATCACGAAGAAGAAGCTGCAGCACAGTTATTGATCACGGGTACTCGCCCCGCTGCGCCAGTGATTGCTGAGCAGGAACCTTCTGATGCTGAATCACCAAATGTTGCCGATAACGAAGATAATCAGAATGACAATGCCCGTGAGAATGGCATGCCACGTCGTTCACGCCGCTCTCCACGCCACCTGCGTGTAAGCGGTCAACGTCGTCGCCGTTATCGTGATGAACGTTATCCGACCCAGTCACCAATGCCACTTGCAGGTGCGTTTGTTTCTCCGGAAATGGCTTCGGGTAAAGTCTGGGTCACCTATCCGGTTGCCCAGTCTGTTGAACAGCAGATTATTGAAACCGAAGCCCCTGAAGTGCTGACTGAGCAGGTCGAAATTGCACAGGCGAATACGCCGGTAATGTCTGACATTGCTGAAGTTGCACAACAGCCAGCCGCAGAGCCTGACAATGTCGTCGAAGCTGCACCACAAGAGACGCCAGCCGACGAAACCGCACCAGCAGACATTGCGCAACCTGTTGCCGACGAGCCCGTACTGGTTGAACCGGCAACAGCTGAACCCGTTGCGGAAACGCCGGTGATTGACGTTGCGCCAGAAGCACACGAGCCAGTAATCGTTGAACCAACAGCAGTTCTCGCTGAACCGGAAGTACAGGCACCTGCGCCAGCTGCCGAATCCGAAGTGAAAGCGGAAGAAAAAGCGGAACCTGTTGCTGAAGTTCAACCTGCTGTGGAAACTGCGCCAGTCGCAGCCGTTCCGGTGGTCACTGAAGCAGCGGTTGTTGCACCTCGCTTCAAGCACCTCGCAACAGCGCCAATGACCAAGGCTCCAGCTCCGGCCTATGTGCCAGAGCCTCCTCGTCACAGTGACTGGGTTCGTCCTGAGTTTAACTTTGAAGGTAAAGGTTCTGCAGGCGGCCATGCGGCAGTCACCACCGCAACAGCCCCGGCAACCAAACCTGAGATGCCAGCCGAGTAA
- the rpmF gene encoding 50S ribosomal protein L32, with protein MAVQQNKPTRSKRGMRRSHDALTTSTLSVDKTSGETHLRHHITADGYYRGRKVIG; from the coding sequence ATGGCCGTACAACAGAATAAACCAACCCGTTCTAAACGTGGCATGCGTCGTTCACATGATGCGCTGACCACTTCCACTCTGTCTGTGGACAAGACTTCTGGTGAAACTCACCTGCGTCACCACATCACTGCCGACGGTTACTACCGCGGTCGCAAGGTCATCGGCTGA
- the fabD gene encoding ACP S-malonyltransferase, with protein MTKIAVVFPGQGSQTLGMLADLAASHPVVEETFAEASSALGYDLWQLVQQGPAEELNKTWQTQPALLAASVAIWRVWQQQNGAQPVLMAGHSLGEYSALVCAGVLDFKQAISLVELRGKLMQEAVPAGTGAMYAIIGLDNDSIAKACEESAQGQVVSPVNFNSPGQVVIAGNKEAVERAGAACKEAGAKRALPLPVSVPSHCALMKPAAEKMAIALENVTFSAPQYSVVNNVDVKIETSPEAIRSALVRQLYSPVRWTESVEFMAAQGVEQLLEVGPGKVLTGLTKRIVDTLTAAAVNDTASLAAALEQ; from the coding sequence ATGACAAAAATAGCGGTAGTCTTCCCTGGTCAGGGTTCTCAGACGCTTGGTATGCTGGCTGATTTAGCCGCTTCGCATCCGGTTGTTGAAGAAACATTTGCCGAGGCTTCTTCGGCGCTGGGGTACGATTTATGGCAGTTGGTGCAACAAGGACCGGCTGAAGAACTGAATAAAACCTGGCAGACGCAGCCGGCATTGCTGGCGGCATCTGTTGCTATCTGGCGCGTATGGCAGCAACAGAACGGCGCTCAGCCTGTTTTGATGGCAGGCCACAGCCTGGGTGAGTATTCCGCTTTGGTTTGTGCTGGCGTACTGGATTTTAAACAGGCGATTTCCCTGGTTGAACTGCGCGGTAAGCTGATGCAGGAAGCCGTTCCGGCGGGCACTGGCGCAATGTATGCGATCATCGGTCTGGATAATGACTCGATTGCCAAAGCCTGTGAAGAATCTGCACAGGGTCAGGTTGTTTCTCCGGTGAACTTCAACTCGCCAGGTCAGGTTGTGATCGCGGGTAACAAAGAAGCCGTAGAACGTGCGGGCGCAGCCTGTAAAGAAGCGGGTGCAAAACGTGCTCTGCCTCTGCCTGTCAGCGTGCCTTCACACTGTGCGCTGATGAAGCCAGCCGCTGAAAAGATGGCGATTGCACTCGAAAATGTCACTTTCAGCGCACCACAGTATTCTGTCGTGAATAACGTTGATGTGAAAATTGAAACGTCTCCTGAAGCCATCCGCAGTGCGCTGGTCCGTCAGTTGTACAGCCCGGTGCGCTGGACTGAGTCTGTGGAATTCATGGCAGCACAAGGCGTAGAACAATTATTAGAAGTGGGGCCGGGTAAAGTGCTGACCGGTCTGACCAAACGCATTGTTGATACCCTGACGGCAGCCGCTGTGAATGACACAGCAAGTCTGGCAGCGGCGCTTGAGCAGTAA
- the rluC gene encoding 23S rRNA pseudouridine(955/2504/2580) synthase RluC — MKTENPTVQLIPISEDEAGQRIDNFLLKILKGVPKSMIYRIVRKGEVRVNKKRIKPEYKLLAGDEVRVPPVRVAERDEAPVSAKLDKVAALADCILYEDDHLLILNKPSGTAVHGGSGLSFGVIEGLRALRPEARFLELVHRLDRDTSGVLLVAKKRSALRSLHEQLRVKSMQKDYLALVRGEWPSHCKVVQAPLLKNILQSGERVVRVNAEGKPSETRFKIEERYEFATLVKASPVTGRTHQIRVHALHAGHPIAFDDRYGERDFDAKLSGTGLNRLFLHAAALRFEHPASGETMRIEAPMDAKLRNCLKILRAKTTAR; from the coding sequence ATGAAAACTGAGAACCCAACTGTACAATTAATCCCCATCTCCGAAGACGAAGCCGGTCAGCGCATCGACAACTTCTTACTTAAAATCCTTAAGGGCGTGCCGAAGAGCATGATCTATCGCATCGTGCGTAAAGGAGAGGTGCGGGTTAATAAGAAAAGAATTAAGCCTGAATACAAATTACTTGCCGGTGATGAAGTGCGTGTGCCGCCGGTTCGTGTTGCGGAACGTGATGAAGCGCCTGTTTCCGCAAAGCTGGATAAAGTCGCCGCGCTGGCGGATTGCATCTTATATGAAGACGACCATTTGCTGATCCTCAATAAGCCTTCCGGCACGGCCGTACACGGTGGCAGCGGGTTGAGTTTTGGCGTAATTGAGGGCCTGCGCGCCCTGCGTCCGGAAGCACGCTTCCTTGAACTGGTTCACCGTCTTGATCGTGATACTTCCGGCGTTTTGCTGGTCGCCAAGAAGCGTTCCGCCCTGCGATCCCTGCATGAGCAGTTGCGCGTTAAAAGTATGCAGAAGGATTACCTGGCACTGGTGCGCGGTGAATGGCCGTCACATTGCAAAGTCGTACAAGCACCTTTACTGAAAAATATTCTGCAAAGCGGTGAGCGTGTTGTCAGGGTTAATGCTGAAGGCAAACCTTCTGAAACACGTTTCAAAATTGAAGAACGTTATGAATTTGCGACGCTGGTGAAAGCCAGCCCGGTCACCGGCAGAACGCACCAGATCCGTGTGCATGCGCTGCACGCCGGTCATCCGATTGCGTTTGATGATCGTTACGGTGAGCGTGATTTCGATGCAAAATTGTCAGGAACGGGTCTGAACCGTCTTTTCCTGCATGCGGCTGCGCTGCGTTTTGAACATCCGGCTAGCGGTGAGACGATGCGAATTGAAGCCCCGATGGATGCCAAACTGCGTAACTGCCTGAAAATTTTACGGGCTAAAACGACGGCACGTTAA
- the pyrC gene encoding dihydroorotase: protein MTATPQVLKIRRPDDWHIHLRDDQMLSTVLPFTSEVFGRAIVMPNLTPPVTTVAAAIAYRERIMAALPAGHNFTPLMTCYLTDSQDPEEIARGFEQGVFTAAKLYPANATTNSQHGVSDIKMIYPVLERMQKIGMPLLIHGEVTHNHVDIFDREARFIDEVMDPVRRQFPELKIVFEHITTKDAAQYVLSGNQYLGATITPQHLMFNRNHMLVGGVRPHLFCLPILKRNIHQEALREVIASGADRFFLGTDSAPHTKDRKESSCGCAGCFNAPLALSAYATVFEEMNALQHFEAFCSLNGPRFYGLPLNEGFVEMSRVPVTQPEEIALGNESVVPFLAGQTLNWKVTSY from the coding sequence ATGACTGCAACACCGCAAGTTTTGAAAATCCGCCGTCCGGATGACTGGCATATTCACCTTCGTGACGACCAAATGCTCAGCACCGTGTTACCTTTCACCAGTGAAGTATTTGGTCGTGCGATTGTCATGCCAAACCTTACCCCTCCCGTGACCACCGTAGCGGCTGCAATAGCATATCGTGAACGGATTATGGCCGCGTTGCCTGCCGGACATAACTTTACCCCTCTGATGACCTGCTATTTGACCGATTCTCAGGATCCGGAAGAAATTGCACGTGGTTTCGAGCAAGGCGTATTCACGGCGGCAAAACTGTATCCGGCCAATGCGACAACAAATTCTCAGCATGGCGTTTCTGATATCAAAATGATTTACCCTGTTTTGGAGCGTATGCAGAAAATCGGCATGCCTTTGCTGATCCACGGTGAAGTCACGCACAACCACGTTGATATTTTTGATCGTGAAGCCCGCTTCATTGATGAAGTGATGGATCCGGTACGTCGTCAGTTCCCTGAATTGAAAATTGTCTTCGAGCACATCACCACCAAAGATGCTGCGCAGTATGTTCTTTCTGGCAATCAGTATCTGGGGGCAACCATTACGCCGCAGCATCTGATGTTCAACCGCAACCACATGCTGGTTGGCGGCGTACGCCCTCACCTGTTCTGTCTGCCAATTCTCAAACGTAACATTCATCAGGAAGCATTGCGTGAAGTCATCGCCAGCGGCGCTGATCGCTTCTTCCTGGGTACCGACTCTGCGCCGCACACCAAAGACCGTAAAGAATCGAGCTGCGGATGTGCGGGTTGTTTCAATGCCCCGCTCGCATTATCGGCGTATGCGACAGTCTTTGAAGAAATGAATGCACTGCAACATTTTGAAGCGTTTTGCTCACTTAACGGCCCGCGTTTCTATGGCCTGCCGCTCAATGAAGGCTTCGTCGAAATGTCCCGTGTCCCGGTGACGCAACCTGAAGAAATTGCTTTGGGCAATGAATCTGTTGTGCCATTCCTCGCCGGTCAGACACTGAACTGGAAAGTGACGTCTTACTAA
- the plsX gene encoding phosphate acyltransferase PlsX, whose protein sequence is MTRLTIALDVMGGDFGPSVTVPASLQALISNSELDLLLVGDPDAITPFLAKADPSLTERIRIIPAESVIASDLRASQAIRASKGSSMRVALELIKSGDALACVSAGNTGALMGLAKLVVKPLDGIERPALMSVLPNQQRSKTVVLDLGANVECDSTMLVQFAVMGAVMAEQVVGITNPRVALLNIGEEESKGLDNIREAAAILKNTALINYIGYLEGNDLLTGKTDVMVCDGFVGNVTLKTMEGVIRMFLSLLKSSGESGKQAWWLKWLGRILQKKLLKRFSHLNPDQYNGACLLGLRGIVIKSHGGANQRAFAVAIEQAVQAVQRQVPQRIAARLEAVLPKSD, encoded by the coding sequence TTGACTCGTCTAACCATCGCGTTAGATGTAATGGGCGGAGATTTCGGTCCTTCCGTCACAGTGCCTGCTTCATTGCAGGCACTGATTTCTAATTCTGAATTAGACCTCCTTCTGGTCGGCGATCCCGACGCAATCACACCATTCTTAGCCAAAGCCGATCCTTCTTTAACAGAACGAATTCGGATAATTCCTGCTGAATCCGTTATAGCCAGCGACTTGCGTGCGTCACAAGCTATACGGGCCAGCAAAGGAAGCTCAATGCGGGTGGCGTTGGAACTGATCAAAAGTGGTGACGCACTGGCGTGTGTCAGCGCCGGGAATACCGGCGCACTGATGGGATTAGCCAAGCTGGTTGTCAAGCCTCTGGATGGCATTGAGCGTCCGGCGTTGATGAGCGTGTTACCTAACCAGCAACGCAGTAAAACGGTGGTGCTGGATTTGGGTGCCAACGTTGAGTGTGACAGCACGATGCTGGTTCAGTTTGCCGTGATGGGCGCTGTCATGGCCGAGCAGGTTGTCGGGATCACGAATCCCCGTGTTGCCTTGCTCAATATTGGCGAAGAAGAAAGCAAAGGGCTGGATAATATCCGCGAAGCCGCCGCGATTTTAAAAAATACCGCATTAATCAACTATATCGGCTATCTTGAAGGCAACGACCTTCTGACCGGTAAAACAGATGTGATGGTGTGTGACGGCTTTGTAGGTAATGTTACGCTCAAGACCATGGAAGGCGTAATAAGGATGTTTTTGTCACTGTTAAAATCCTCGGGAGAGAGTGGCAAGCAGGCCTGGTGGCTGAAATGGTTAGGTCGGATCCTGCAGAAAAAATTGCTAAAGCGTTTTAGCCATCTCAACCCCGACCAGTATAATGGCGCATGTTTGTTAGGATTACGGGGCATCGTTATTAAAAGCCACGGTGGAGCAAACCAGCGTGCGTTTGCTGTTGCTATCGAACAGGCTGTGCAGGCGGTGCAGCGGCAAGTCCCTCAACGGATTGCCGCGCGCCTTGAAGCTGTATTACCCAAGAGTGACTGA
- the yceD gene encoding 23S rRNA accumulation protein YceD, which produces MQKVKLPLTLDAVRTAQKRLDYTGVYTADQVTRVAQSVVSVDSDIQTSLSFNIDNQRLAVITGHSDVAVTLECQRCGKTFEHQVHTTYCFSPVQNDEQAEALPEAYEPIEVDDFGEVDLLAMIEDEIILSLPVVPVHESEHCEVSEADMVFGKLPEEAEKPNPFAVLASLKKST; this is translated from the coding sequence ATGCAAAAAGTAAAATTACCCCTGACCCTTGATGCGGTTCGCACTGCCCAGAAGCGTTTAGACTATACAGGTGTCTATACTGCTGATCAGGTTACGCGTGTTGCCCAATCAGTGGTCAGTGTGGATTCTGATATCCAAACCTCTTTGTCGTTTAATATCGACAATCAGCGCCTGGCTGTGATTACCGGCCACTCCGATGTTGCTGTGACTCTGGAATGCCAGAGATGCGGTAAGACGTTTGAACATCAGGTTCACACAACATATTGTTTTAGTCCTGTCCAAAATGATGAACAGGCTGAGGCATTACCGGAAGCGTACGAGCCGATCGAAGTCGATGATTTTGGCGAAGTTGATTTGCTGGCGATGATTGAAGACGAAATTATTCTTTCACTGCCTGTCGTTCCGGTACATGAATCTGAACACTGTGAAGTGTCCGAAGCGGACATGGTATTCGGTAAACTGCCTGAAGAGGCGGAAAAACCAAATCCATTTGCCGTATTAGCGAGTTTAAAGAAAAGTACTTAA
- a CDS encoding Maf family protein: MSSHPKKLLLASTSLYRKALLDKTGLAFSCAAPDINETPGRDEKPAELVQRLAFAKASVLAASYPEHLIIGSDQVCEINGKITGKPHTFDNAFRQLQAASGKTVTFYTGLSLYNGETQTAQTLCETFDVTFRSLTDEEITGYLHREQPYDCAGSFKCEGLGITLFDSLTGRDPNTLIGLPLIALLALLRREGINPLL, from the coding sequence ATGTCATCACATCCCAAAAAGTTACTTCTGGCTTCAACATCGTTGTACCGCAAGGCACTTCTCGATAAAACCGGTCTGGCATTTTCCTGCGCCGCTCCTGATATTAATGAGACACCGGGCCGCGACGAAAAACCAGCCGAACTGGTGCAGCGCCTGGCTTTCGCCAAAGCCAGCGTACTTGCGGCCTCGTATCCTGAGCATCTGATTATCGGTTCCGACCAGGTCTGCGAGATCAACGGAAAAATAACCGGCAAACCGCATACTTTTGATAACGCATTTCGTCAGTTACAGGCTGCCAGTGGTAAAACTGTTACGTTTTATACCGGTCTGAGCCTGTATAACGGCGAAACACAAACAGCGCAGACTTTATGTGAAACATTTGACGTGACTTTCCGGTCATTAACTGATGAAGAAATTACCGGTTATTTGCATCGCGAACAGCCTTATGACTGTGCGGGAAGCTTTAAATGTGAAGGACTGGGGATCACACTTTTCGACAGTCTGACAGGACGTGATCCGAACACGTTAATTGGTTTGCCTCTCATTGCCCTGCTCGCCTTGTTGCGACGGGAAGGTATCAATCCGCTCCTATAA